A stretch of Antennarius striatus isolate MH-2024 chromosome 6, ASM4005453v1, whole genome shotgun sequence DNA encodes these proteins:
- the spartb gene encoding spartin b isoform X3, translating into MDKAKQDAFDNARLQVIKDGYESAFVCINKGLTADEAGDKTQALELYKQGRQHLLRAISVPSQGQECGGSSWESARQMQQKMQETLNNITTRLAMLETSSDLDAAPALTGSMSGPFGEDTPDKGLYPTLEAKTKPERPSPPNMLPANGRVAGAVGGGSLSPTRRPAAPAEQPPAYSPQAADGHLSISYGTETGEMSLVGEEFYSNTSNSPPSTHMDEEGEELLYIPYGVQIFFVAPKGQVSAPSYPGYLRLVKFTSDHSDRTPNRPPAFLQVCDWLYPLMAMDSPVLLCNTGVFMFPDMMAPGPGYYVGVVLSSELPAADRELFQDLLSQMTDLRVQVGVDAPDEAAETVNLSQKVSIPLAEDAEAEETEEDKPLPEWSEKVANGILTGASWLSWGLVKGAEFTGKAIHKGASKLREHITPEDKPTHVSPTVTKGLHVAKQATGGAVKVSQFLVDGVCAIAGCVGRELAPHVKKHGGKLIPESMRKDKDGRSNIDGAMVVAASGVQGFATMWTGLEVAAKDITTSVAAETVTTVKHKFRGLQNTRDTPNEEKCTGQQQDKPQTTLSTLPSMLVSLPSMSTTWGLKLW; encoded by the exons ATGGATAAAGCTAAACAAGATGCATTTGACAATGCCAGACTTCAGGTGATCAAAGATGGCTATGAGAGTGCCTTTGTGTGCATCAACAAAGGGCTCACAGCAGATGAGGCTGGAGACAAGACGCAGGCGTTGGAGCTCTACAAGCAAGGACGGCAGCACCTTCTCAGGGCCATCAGTGTGCCTTCACAGGGCCAAGAGTGTGGGGGCAGTTCGTGGGAATCAGCCAGACAGATGCAGCAGAAGATGCAAGAAACACTGAACAACATCACCACACGCCTGGCCATGCTAGAGACCAGCTCTGACCTTGATGCTGCACCTGCACTCACTGGGAGTATGTCTGGCCCTTTTGGTGAAGACACACCTGATAAAGGTCTCTACCCAACACTGGAAGCCAAAACCAAGCCAGAGAGGCCATCTCCTCCAAACATGCTCCCTGCTAATGGCCGGGTGGCAGGAGCTGTAGGAGGCGGCAGTCTCTCACCTACCAGACGGCCTGCGGCTCCAGCTGAACAGCCTCCAGCTTACTCTCCACAGGCAGCTGATGGCCATCTGTCCATCTCCTATGGAACGGAGACAGGAGAAATGTCACTGGTGGGGGAAGAATTCTACAGTAATACATCTAACTCACCACCTTCCACTCATATggatgaagagggagaggagctgCTGTATATCCCTTACGGTGTGCAGATATTCTTTGTTGCACCCAAGGGGCAAGTGAGTGCTCCGTCATACCCGGGCTACTTGCGGCTGGTGAAGTTTACAAGCGATCACTCTGACAGAACACCCAACCGACCACCAGCATTCTTGCAG GTGTGTGACTGGCTTTACCCTCTCATGGCAATGGACTCTCCAGTGTTGCTGTGTAACActggtgtgttcatgtttccTGACATGATGGCACCAGGTCCAGGCTACTATGTGGGGGTGGTGTTATCGTCTGAGCTGCCTGCTGCAGACAGAGAGTTGTTCCAGGACCTCCTGTCCCAGATGACAGACCTCAGGGTTCAGGTTGGTGTTGAT GCTCCAGATGAAGCTGCAGAAACGGTTAATCTCAGCCAGAAGGTGTCCATCCCTTTAGCTGAGGACGCTGAGGCCGAGGAAACGGAGGAGGATAAGCCTCTGCCTGAGTGGAGTGAAAAGGTGGCAAATGGGATCCTTACAG GTGCATCCTGGCTTAGCTGGGGCCTTGTGAAAGGAGCGGAGTTCACAGGGAAAGCCATTCACAAAGGGGCATCTAAGCTGCGAGAACACATCACCCCAGAGGACAAACCCACTCACGTCAGCCCCACTGTCACCAAAGGCCTCCATGTCGCCAAGCAAGCGACAGGGGGCGCTGTTAAAGTCAGCCAGTTTCTAG TGGATGGGGTGTGTGCCATCGCTGGCTGTGTGGGTCGAGAGTTGGCCCCACATGTGAAAAAACACGGAGGCAAACTCATCCCGGAATCTATGAGGAAAGATAAAGACGGGCGTTCAAACATAGACGGAGCCATGGTGGTGGCTGCCAGTGGAGTGCAAG GCTTTGCCACCATGTGGACTGGTTTGGAAGTAGCAGCAAAAGATATTACTACGAGTGTCGCAGCAGAGACGGTGACAACTGTGAAACATAA ATTTAGGGGTCTACAAAACACCCGTGACACACCTAATGAGGAGAAAT GTACGGGGCAGCAGCAGGACAAGCCACAGACCACGCTGTCAACTCTGCCATCAATGTTGGTCTCACTGCCTTCAATGTCGACAACCTGGGGATTAAAGCTGTGGTGA
- the spartb gene encoding spartin b isoform X1 encodes MDKAKQDAFDNARLQVIKDGYESAFVCINKGLTADEAGDKTQALELYKQGRQHLLRAISVPSQGQECGGSSWESARQMQQKMQETLNNITTRLAMLETSSDLDAAPALTGSMSGPFGEDTPDKGLYPTLEAKTKPERPSPPNMLPANGRVAGAVGGGSLSPTRRPAAPAEQPPAYSPQAADGHLSISYGTETGEMSLVGEEFYSNTSNSPPSTHMDEEGEELLYIPYGVQIFFVAPKGQVSAPSYPGYLRLVKFTSDHSDRTPNRPPAFLQVCDWLYPLMAMDSPVLLCNTGVFMFPDMMAPGPGYYVGVVLSSELPAADRELFQDLLSQMTDLRVQVGVDAPDEAAETVNLSQKVSIPLAEDAEAEETEEDKPLPEWSEKVANGILTGASWLSWGLVKGAEFTGKAIHKGASKLREHITPEDKPTHVSPTVTKGLHVAKQATGGAVKVSQFLVDGVCAIAGCVGRELAPHVKKHGGKLIPESMRKDKDGRSNIDGAMVVAASGVQGFATMWTGLEVAAKDITTSVAAETVTTVKHKYGAAAGQATDHAVNSAINVGLTAFNVDNLGIKAVVKRTGKHTAQAILEDYKLQENPDNKKVEKSDK; translated from the exons ATGGATAAAGCTAAACAAGATGCATTTGACAATGCCAGACTTCAGGTGATCAAAGATGGCTATGAGAGTGCCTTTGTGTGCATCAACAAAGGGCTCACAGCAGATGAGGCTGGAGACAAGACGCAGGCGTTGGAGCTCTACAAGCAAGGACGGCAGCACCTTCTCAGGGCCATCAGTGTGCCTTCACAGGGCCAAGAGTGTGGGGGCAGTTCGTGGGAATCAGCCAGACAGATGCAGCAGAAGATGCAAGAAACACTGAACAACATCACCACACGCCTGGCCATGCTAGAGACCAGCTCTGACCTTGATGCTGCACCTGCACTCACTGGGAGTATGTCTGGCCCTTTTGGTGAAGACACACCTGATAAAGGTCTCTACCCAACACTGGAAGCCAAAACCAAGCCAGAGAGGCCATCTCCTCCAAACATGCTCCCTGCTAATGGCCGGGTGGCAGGAGCTGTAGGAGGCGGCAGTCTCTCACCTACCAGACGGCCTGCGGCTCCAGCTGAACAGCCTCCAGCTTACTCTCCACAGGCAGCTGATGGCCATCTGTCCATCTCCTATGGAACGGAGACAGGAGAAATGTCACTGGTGGGGGAAGAATTCTACAGTAATACATCTAACTCACCACCTTCCACTCATATggatgaagagggagaggagctgCTGTATATCCCTTACGGTGTGCAGATATTCTTTGTTGCACCCAAGGGGCAAGTGAGTGCTCCGTCATACCCGGGCTACTTGCGGCTGGTGAAGTTTACAAGCGATCACTCTGACAGAACACCCAACCGACCACCAGCATTCTTGCAG GTGTGTGACTGGCTTTACCCTCTCATGGCAATGGACTCTCCAGTGTTGCTGTGTAACActggtgtgttcatgtttccTGACATGATGGCACCAGGTCCAGGCTACTATGTGGGGGTGGTGTTATCGTCTGAGCTGCCTGCTGCAGACAGAGAGTTGTTCCAGGACCTCCTGTCCCAGATGACAGACCTCAGGGTTCAGGTTGGTGTTGAT GCTCCAGATGAAGCTGCAGAAACGGTTAATCTCAGCCAGAAGGTGTCCATCCCTTTAGCTGAGGACGCTGAGGCCGAGGAAACGGAGGAGGATAAGCCTCTGCCTGAGTGGAGTGAAAAGGTGGCAAATGGGATCCTTACAG GTGCATCCTGGCTTAGCTGGGGCCTTGTGAAAGGAGCGGAGTTCACAGGGAAAGCCATTCACAAAGGGGCATCTAAGCTGCGAGAACACATCACCCCAGAGGACAAACCCACTCACGTCAGCCCCACTGTCACCAAAGGCCTCCATGTCGCCAAGCAAGCGACAGGGGGCGCTGTTAAAGTCAGCCAGTTTCTAG TGGATGGGGTGTGTGCCATCGCTGGCTGTGTGGGTCGAGAGTTGGCCCCACATGTGAAAAAACACGGAGGCAAACTCATCCCGGAATCTATGAGGAAAGATAAAGACGGGCGTTCAAACATAGACGGAGCCATGGTGGTGGCTGCCAGTGGAGTGCAAG GCTTTGCCACCATGTGGACTGGTTTGGAAGTAGCAGCAAAAGATATTACTACGAGTGTCGCAGCAGAGACGGTGACAACTGTGAAACATAA GTACGGGGCAGCAGCAGGACAAGCCACAGACCACGCTGTCAACTCTGCCATCAATGTTGGTCTCACTGCCTTCAATGTCGACAACCTGGGGATTAAAGCTGTGGTGAAAAGGACTGGAAAACACACGGCACAGGCCATCCTTGAAGACTACAAACTTCAGGAAAATCCAGACAACAAAAAAGTGGAAAAGTCAGACAAATAG
- the spartb gene encoding spartin b isoform X2, whose translation MDKAKQDAFDNARLQVIKDGYESAFVCINKGLTADEAGDKTQALELYKQGRQHLLRAISVPSQGQECGGSSWESARQMQQKMQETLNNITTRLAMLETSSDLDAAPALTGSMSGPFGEDTPDKGLYPTLEAKTKPERPSPPNMLPANGRVAGAVGGGSLSPTRRPAAPAEQPPAYSPQAADGHLSISYGTETGEMSLVGEEFYSNTSNSPPSTHMDEEGEELLYIPYGVQIFFVAPKGQVSAPSYPGYLRLVKFTSDHSDRTPNRPPAFLQVCDWLYPLMAMDSPVLLCNTGVFMFPDMMAPGPGYYVGVVLSSELPAADRELFQDLLSQMTDLRVQAPDEAAETVNLSQKVSIPLAEDAEAEETEEDKPLPEWSEKVANGILTGASWLSWGLVKGAEFTGKAIHKGASKLREHITPEDKPTHVSPTVTKGLHVAKQATGGAVKVSQFLVDGVCAIAGCVGRELAPHVKKHGGKLIPESMRKDKDGRSNIDGAMVVAASGVQGFATMWTGLEVAAKDITTSVAAETVTTVKHKYGAAAGQATDHAVNSAINVGLTAFNVDNLGIKAVVKRTGKHTAQAILEDYKLQENPDNKKVEKSDK comes from the exons ATGGATAAAGCTAAACAAGATGCATTTGACAATGCCAGACTTCAGGTGATCAAAGATGGCTATGAGAGTGCCTTTGTGTGCATCAACAAAGGGCTCACAGCAGATGAGGCTGGAGACAAGACGCAGGCGTTGGAGCTCTACAAGCAAGGACGGCAGCACCTTCTCAGGGCCATCAGTGTGCCTTCACAGGGCCAAGAGTGTGGGGGCAGTTCGTGGGAATCAGCCAGACAGATGCAGCAGAAGATGCAAGAAACACTGAACAACATCACCACACGCCTGGCCATGCTAGAGACCAGCTCTGACCTTGATGCTGCACCTGCACTCACTGGGAGTATGTCTGGCCCTTTTGGTGAAGACACACCTGATAAAGGTCTCTACCCAACACTGGAAGCCAAAACCAAGCCAGAGAGGCCATCTCCTCCAAACATGCTCCCTGCTAATGGCCGGGTGGCAGGAGCTGTAGGAGGCGGCAGTCTCTCACCTACCAGACGGCCTGCGGCTCCAGCTGAACAGCCTCCAGCTTACTCTCCACAGGCAGCTGATGGCCATCTGTCCATCTCCTATGGAACGGAGACAGGAGAAATGTCACTGGTGGGGGAAGAATTCTACAGTAATACATCTAACTCACCACCTTCCACTCATATggatgaagagggagaggagctgCTGTATATCCCTTACGGTGTGCAGATATTCTTTGTTGCACCCAAGGGGCAAGTGAGTGCTCCGTCATACCCGGGCTACTTGCGGCTGGTGAAGTTTACAAGCGATCACTCTGACAGAACACCCAACCGACCACCAGCATTCTTGCAG GTGTGTGACTGGCTTTACCCTCTCATGGCAATGGACTCTCCAGTGTTGCTGTGTAACActggtgtgttcatgtttccTGACATGATGGCACCAGGTCCAGGCTACTATGTGGGGGTGGTGTTATCGTCTGAGCTGCCTGCTGCAGACAGAGAGTTGTTCCAGGACCTCCTGTCCCAGATGACAGACCTCAGGGTTCAG GCTCCAGATGAAGCTGCAGAAACGGTTAATCTCAGCCAGAAGGTGTCCATCCCTTTAGCTGAGGACGCTGAGGCCGAGGAAACGGAGGAGGATAAGCCTCTGCCTGAGTGGAGTGAAAAGGTGGCAAATGGGATCCTTACAG GTGCATCCTGGCTTAGCTGGGGCCTTGTGAAAGGAGCGGAGTTCACAGGGAAAGCCATTCACAAAGGGGCATCTAAGCTGCGAGAACACATCACCCCAGAGGACAAACCCACTCACGTCAGCCCCACTGTCACCAAAGGCCTCCATGTCGCCAAGCAAGCGACAGGGGGCGCTGTTAAAGTCAGCCAGTTTCTAG TGGATGGGGTGTGTGCCATCGCTGGCTGTGTGGGTCGAGAGTTGGCCCCACATGTGAAAAAACACGGAGGCAAACTCATCCCGGAATCTATGAGGAAAGATAAAGACGGGCGTTCAAACATAGACGGAGCCATGGTGGTGGCTGCCAGTGGAGTGCAAG GCTTTGCCACCATGTGGACTGGTTTGGAAGTAGCAGCAAAAGATATTACTACGAGTGTCGCAGCAGAGACGGTGACAACTGTGAAACATAA GTACGGGGCAGCAGCAGGACAAGCCACAGACCACGCTGTCAACTCTGCCATCAATGTTGGTCTCACTGCCTTCAATGTCGACAACCTGGGGATTAAAGCTGTGGTGAAAAGGACTGGAAAACACACGGCACAGGCCATCCTTGAAGACTACAAACTTCAGGAAAATCCAGACAACAAAAAAGTGGAAAAGTCAGACAAATAG
- the spartb gene encoding spartin b isoform X4 — translation MDKAKQDAFDNARLQVIKDGYESAFVCINKGLTADEAGDKTQALELYKQGRQHLLRAISVPSQGQECGGSSWESARQMQQKMQETLNNITTRLAMLETSSDLDAAPALTGSMSGPFGEDTPDKGLYPTLEAKTKPERPSPPNMLPANGRVAGAVGGGSLSPTRRPAAPAEQPPAYSPQAADGHLSISYGTETGEMSLVGEEFYSNTSNSPPSTHMDEEGEELLYIPYGVQIFFVAPKGQVSAPSYPGYLRLVKFTSDHSDRTPNRPPAFLQVCDWLYPLMAMDSPVLLCNTGVFMFPDMMAPGPGYYVGVVLSSELPAADRELFQDLLSQMTDLRVQAPDEAAETVNLSQKVSIPLAEDAEAEETEEDKPLPEWSEKVANGILTGASWLSWGLVKGAEFTGKAIHKGASKLREHITPEDKPTHVSPTVTKGLHVAKQATGGAVKVSQFLVDGVCAIAGCVGRELAPHVKKHGGKLIPESMRKDKDGRSNIDGAMVVAASGVQGFATMWTGLEVAAKDITTSVAAETVTTVKHKFRGLQNTRDTPNEEKCNSS, via the exons ATGGATAAAGCTAAACAAGATGCATTTGACAATGCCAGACTTCAGGTGATCAAAGATGGCTATGAGAGTGCCTTTGTGTGCATCAACAAAGGGCTCACAGCAGATGAGGCTGGAGACAAGACGCAGGCGTTGGAGCTCTACAAGCAAGGACGGCAGCACCTTCTCAGGGCCATCAGTGTGCCTTCACAGGGCCAAGAGTGTGGGGGCAGTTCGTGGGAATCAGCCAGACAGATGCAGCAGAAGATGCAAGAAACACTGAACAACATCACCACACGCCTGGCCATGCTAGAGACCAGCTCTGACCTTGATGCTGCACCTGCACTCACTGGGAGTATGTCTGGCCCTTTTGGTGAAGACACACCTGATAAAGGTCTCTACCCAACACTGGAAGCCAAAACCAAGCCAGAGAGGCCATCTCCTCCAAACATGCTCCCTGCTAATGGCCGGGTGGCAGGAGCTGTAGGAGGCGGCAGTCTCTCACCTACCAGACGGCCTGCGGCTCCAGCTGAACAGCCTCCAGCTTACTCTCCACAGGCAGCTGATGGCCATCTGTCCATCTCCTATGGAACGGAGACAGGAGAAATGTCACTGGTGGGGGAAGAATTCTACAGTAATACATCTAACTCACCACCTTCCACTCATATggatgaagagggagaggagctgCTGTATATCCCTTACGGTGTGCAGATATTCTTTGTTGCACCCAAGGGGCAAGTGAGTGCTCCGTCATACCCGGGCTACTTGCGGCTGGTGAAGTTTACAAGCGATCACTCTGACAGAACACCCAACCGACCACCAGCATTCTTGCAG GTGTGTGACTGGCTTTACCCTCTCATGGCAATGGACTCTCCAGTGTTGCTGTGTAACActggtgtgttcatgtttccTGACATGATGGCACCAGGTCCAGGCTACTATGTGGGGGTGGTGTTATCGTCTGAGCTGCCTGCTGCAGACAGAGAGTTGTTCCAGGACCTCCTGTCCCAGATGACAGACCTCAGGGTTCAG GCTCCAGATGAAGCTGCAGAAACGGTTAATCTCAGCCAGAAGGTGTCCATCCCTTTAGCTGAGGACGCTGAGGCCGAGGAAACGGAGGAGGATAAGCCTCTGCCTGAGTGGAGTGAAAAGGTGGCAAATGGGATCCTTACAG GTGCATCCTGGCTTAGCTGGGGCCTTGTGAAAGGAGCGGAGTTCACAGGGAAAGCCATTCACAAAGGGGCATCTAAGCTGCGAGAACACATCACCCCAGAGGACAAACCCACTCACGTCAGCCCCACTGTCACCAAAGGCCTCCATGTCGCCAAGCAAGCGACAGGGGGCGCTGTTAAAGTCAGCCAGTTTCTAG TGGATGGGGTGTGTGCCATCGCTGGCTGTGTGGGTCGAGAGTTGGCCCCACATGTGAAAAAACACGGAGGCAAACTCATCCCGGAATCTATGAGGAAAGATAAAGACGGGCGTTCAAACATAGACGGAGCCATGGTGGTGGCTGCCAGTGGAGTGCAAG GCTTTGCCACCATGTGGACTGGTTTGGAAGTAGCAGCAAAAGATATTACTACGAGTGTCGCAGCAGAGACGGTGACAACTGTGAAACATAA ATTTAGGGGTCTACAAAACACCCGTGACACACCTAATGAGGAGAAATGTAATTCTTCTTAA